Genomic window (Candidatus Polarisedimenticolia bacterium):
ATGTCGTCGACGAAGGTCCCCTTCTCGGTGGTCAGGACCGTGTACTGGGCCTGGCCCGGGCCGAGCCGGGCGGCGTCGTTGCAGGTGACCATCTGCACCAGGTCCATGGCCGCGCCGCCGCGAATCTCGATTTCGCCCATGTGCGACACATCGAACAGCCCGGCACGGCTCCTGACCGCCAGGTGCTCCTCGATGACCGAAGAGAACTGGACCGGCAGCTCCCAGCCCGCGAAGTCGACGAGCCGCGCTCCCATGTCGCGGAACAGGCGGACGAGCGGAGTGGTCTTCAACGGGCCGGCCGCGGGGGGCACGCTGGCTCCTTCAAGGGAAGCGTAACCCTAGCACACGGAGGTGGGGCAGTCAAGAAACCGTTTGTTGACAAGTCCTTGCGTTTGTTGCAAATACGCCATCCGGGTCCTATATTCGACAGGCCGGGGTCCGCCTTGGCCCGCCCATCGTCCCGGCGGGACGGACATCCGCCAGGAGCGCGTGTGTCGCGAGAGTATCCGACCCAGTGCTGGTCCTGTCTCGGCGAGTTCGACGCCGTATCGGCGATCTGGTGCAGCTGCAGCGCCCACAGCGCCTCCAAGCTCTGCCCGTTCTGCTTTCGCTGCTTCTGCCAGTCGGACGCCGAGTATCTCGAGAGCTTCTGGAACGGGGCTCCCGACGAGCTGAAGGAAGAGCGCGACATCCTGAAAGGGGCGACGGGGTCGGCCGGCGAAGCCCTCATCCGTTCCAACCTGTTGTCCACCGATCAGCTGGTCTCGGCGTTGCGCTGGCAGCAGAACCGCAAGACCACGCTCGAGGACGCGCTGGTGGAGCTCGGTTTCGTGTCCCGCCAGAACCTGGAACTGGTGGTCAAGAAGCAGACGCCCGCCGGGGTGCACACCCTCGATCTCTCGAAGGGCCTGGTCGATGCTTCGCTTGTGACCACCGTCACGGTGGCGCTGTGCTACCGCAAGAAGATCCTCCCGATCACCAAGGAGGAGATCGGCGGCATGGAGGTCCTGACGCTTGCCATGGCCGGCCCGACCGACGTCGAAACGATCGACCAGGTGCAGAGCCTGACGAACTGCCGCGTCATTCCGATGAATGCTTCCGAGAGCGACATCCTGCTGCGGCTGCAGGACCTCTTCCCGAAAGAAATCGCCGCCCTGCGGGCCGGCGAGGGGGCCGATCCCGCGCCTGAGCCGGCGACGGCCGCCGTGGCGCACCCGGCAGCCCGCGCGGCGGCGGAAAGCGGGGCCGGACCTGCCGCCGGCCCGGCGGGTCCGAGGAAGGCCCCGGCCGCCCAGACCCCGGCGCGGCGGAAGAGATCCGGGGCCTCGGCCGCCGCAGCCCCGATCGACGATCGGGAGCTCGAGGAGGCCTTCGCGGAGCCGCCCTCCGCGGCGCAGGCCGCTCCGCCGGCCCCGGCCGCCCGGGTCCCCGAGCACGTCGCGGCGCCCCCCGTCGAGGCGCCCCGCCCTCCTCCCGCCGCGCCGGTCGCCGCGGCCCCCTTCGTCCCCGAGGAGGGATCGGCCATTCTGCAGACGATCCTGTCGGAGGCGATCTCGAAACGGACCTCTCTCGTCCAGCTCGAGATCCGGAACACGGCACTTTCGCTGTTCTTCCGCATCGACGGCAACCTGTACCGGGCCAAGCTCCCGACCCGCGCTTCGGCGGCCGGTCTGTCGCGGGCGCTGAACACCGTCGCGTCCCTGCCGGGCAGCCATGGGCAGGCCGCCGGGCGGCTGGCGGTCAAGTCGGGGGACCGCCGGATCGACGTGGTCGTGCGCCGCGTCCCATCCGCCAGCGCCGAAAGCTACCTGGTCAAGATCATCGAACGCGCCGATTTCATCAGACCGCTTCCGAATCTCGGGTTGAGCGCCCACGATCTGGAGCGGCTGCGGCAGGCGATGTCGCTCCCGCACGGCCTGGTGGTCCTGAGCTCCCCGCCGCACAATGGACTGCAGACCACGCGCTACTCGCTCATGGCCCAGCTCGCCGAGGGTCGAAGGCGGGTCCTGTCGATCGACGCTCCCCAGATCGTGGGGCTCGAAGGAATCCGCCAGGAGGAGGTTTCGGTCCCGCCCGATGCCGCGGCCTGCCGGAAAATCCTCGCCTCGATCCCCGGCAGCGAGATTGTCTTCCTGCCCGAGATTCAGAGCGCCGAGATGGCGGACCTCGCGGTGGAAAGCGCCGCGTCCTGC
Coding sequences:
- a CDS encoding ATPase, T2SS/T4P/T4SS family, with translation MSREYPTQCWSCLGEFDAVSAIWCSCSAHSASKLCPFCFRCFCQSDAEYLESFWNGAPDELKEERDILKGATGSAGEALIRSNLLSTDQLVSALRWQQNRKTTLEDALVELGFVSRQNLELVVKKQTPAGVHTLDLSKGLVDASLVTTVTVALCYRKKILPITKEEIGGMEVLTLAMAGPTDVETIDQVQSLTNCRVIPMNASESDILLRLQDLFPKEIAALRAGEGADPAPEPATAAVAHPAARAAAESGAGPAAGPAGPRKAPAAQTPARRKRSGASAAAAPIDDRELEEAFAEPPSAAQAAPPAPAARVPEHVAAPPVEAPRPPPAAPVAAAPFVPEEGSAILQTILSEAISKRTSLVQLEIRNTALSLFFRIDGNLYRAKLPTRASAAGLSRALNTVASLPGSHGQAAGRLAVKSGDRRIDVVVRRVPSASAESYLVKIIERADFIRPLPNLGLSAHDLERLRQAMSLPHGLVVLSSPPHNGLQTTRYSLMAQLAEGRRRVLSIDAPQIVGLEGIRQEEVSVPPDAAACRKILASIPGSEIVFLPEIQSAEMADLAVESAASCLVVASIQARRASQAPAAILWHRVDAAALASALKLIVNQRLVRRLCEACRKPAQVSDRVLKMMGLTSDEALDLKVHQATGCDRCGPLSPGYTGRVALWEVLEGTPEIALLVSSGGSPGEIEREGRRAGMSPLRADCLAYVGQGITSLEEFQKGNF